The Geomonas agri genome contains the following window.
CAGGTAAAGTCTTCATATCAGTGAAGGACGCCGACAAAAAACATATTGTCACCGCAGCAAAAAGACTGTATGATCAGGGCTTCGAACTGGTCGCCACGCGCGGTACGGCAACCTACCTGCAGGAAAAGGGAATCCCCGTCCAGGTGATCAACAAGGTGCTCGAAGGGCGCCCCCACATCGTGGATGCGATCAAGAACAACGAGATCTGCATGGTGATCAACACCACCCACGGTGCACAAGCGGTGGCAGACTCCTACTCGATCCGCAGGAACACCCTGATCAACAACGTCGCCTACTACACGACGGCATCGGGGGCACGGGCAGCGGTCGACGGCATCATCGCGACGGCGCAGGCCAAGCTGGAAGTGAAGTCCATCCAGGAATATCTGAAGTAACCGACCAGGGAGCGCCGCACTAGGCGCTCCCTTTCCAAATCCAGCACATGCAGCACAGCGGGGGGCCTCCAGGCCCCCCTATAAGTTCATCAAGGAGCAAAATACGATGTCTCAGACAGTTCCATTGACCAAGGAGAGTTACGAGGCCCTGCAGGAGGACCTCAAACGCCTGATTAAGGAAGAGCGCCCCAAGGTAATCCAGGATATCGCAGAGGCCAGGGCACACGGCGATCTCTCTGAAAATGCGGAGTACGATGCGGCCAAGAACCGTCAGGGTTTCATCGAGGGGCGCATATTGGAGCTGCAGGACAAACTGGCGCGGGCCTACGTGGTCGACCTCTCCAACCTGAAGCCGGACAAGGTGGTCTTTGGCGCCACGGTCACCGTGTACGACACCGCGACCGAAGAAGAGATCACCTACAAGATCGTCGGCGAGGACGAGGCCGACATCAAGCTGGGCAAGATCTCCTGTACTTCGCCGGTAGGCAAGGCGCTGATCGGGCACAAGCTGGATGACACCGTCCGCGTCAGCGTTCCCTCCGGGATGAAGGAATACGAGATCATCGAGATCCGCTACGAATAAAAGCAGCACTCACCCGTTTCGCACCACAACCAACATGCGCGCCAGCGCGTGACCAGGAGGATTTACATGGCTCAGGTAACCAAGGACATGA
Protein-coding sequences here:
- the greA gene encoding transcription elongation factor GreA, whose amino-acid sequence is MSQTVPLTKESYEALQEDLKRLIKEERPKVIQDIAEARAHGDLSENAEYDAAKNRQGFIEGRILELQDKLARAYVVDLSNLKPDKVVFGATVTVYDTATEEEITYKIVGEDEADIKLGKISCTSPVGKALIGHKLDDTVRVSVPSGMKEYEIIEIRYE